The stretch of DNA TATCAGCGCACGACTCCCGGCCAGACGCGAAGGCGTCTGATCGGGAAGTGCGCTGAGTGCCGCAGGAGGCAGATCAGCCTTAGGAATGAGCCCGACTCGGGCGCCAAAGCGCCGCCAAAACCTCTCGCAATAGTAGCTAATACTATAGCAAAAATTCATAAATTCTTATGGTCTTTTTAAGTCACAAATTGGTAATTCTACACAAATTCCTTAGCGCGCTGAAATTGGAGCCAAGAGATGATCGATATTGTACTTGAGATCCTGCGGGCCGTTGTGATGGCTCTAATCATGGGATTCCTGTTCTGGGCCGGTAGCAGGTTCGAGTTGTACCGACAGAAGGGCTGGTCGCAGATCCTGATCGGATTTGGTCTGGTCTTTTTCGGCACGGTCCTCGACATCACCGACAACTTCGAGGCACTCAATCCGCTGGTCGTGGTCGGCGATACCGAGGTCGAGGCCTTCCTGGAGAAGGTGGTCGGTTATCTTTTCGGCTTCGTCGTGCTTTTCATCGGGTTCTGGAGTTGGATTCCGCTGGCCGGCGCATACCTGGAAGCTCAGACCAAGCTGGAAAGCTACAACGCCGAGCTGACGGAGCTGGAAGCGACGATAGCGTCGCAGACCAAGGAGCTGGAGGCTTCCAACGCCGCCAAGAGCCAGGCCGTGAAAGAGGGCCTCATGTCGGAACTGGAGTACGACGCGCAGTTGGTGAAGCTCCGGAACGCCCAGAAGGAATTGAATCAGCGGCGCCAGGAGATCGCCGCGAAAGCCCAGGAACTCGCTCTCAACCGCTACAACACCATGCTGGCCAACCAGACCAGGACGGTTGTGCTCGATCGACTGGGCCTGGAAGTTCGGCCTCGGCTCGATGACATCCTGAACGCAACCACGGCACTCAGCCGGGGCAATGCCTCCGAGCCGCAAAGCCAGGGCGACGTGCAAAAGATTCGCGAGTCCGGAGAGGCGATTCTCGTGGTTCTGAAGGAGCTGAGCGACCTTGCCGGCTCGACGAACGAAGAACTCGACCAAAGCCTGACGGCCGGACGGCGCGTCGCCTGACGGTGATATCGAGGCCGCGGGGTCGTCCGGCCCCGCGGCTTCACATCATGCCGGTCTCCCGGAAGTATCTCAGGGCCCCGGGGTGCCAGGGCGCGGCGTGGTGAGGCGCCAGCATGAACCCCTTGTTCAGATCGGCGAAGACCGGGAGCAGCGTCTTGAACTTCTCCAGGTTCTCGAAGACGGACTTGACCACCTGATAGACCGTCTCGCTTGAGATCGCGCTGGTCGTGACGACGGTTGCAATGACGCCGAAGCTGGGCACCGCCTCGGAGTTGGAGGGGTAGAGGCCACCGCGGACCGACAAGGGGACGAACTGCGGGTTCTCGGCGACAAATGAGTCGATCTTGGGCCCTGCCACCGGCACCAGGTACGCCTCGCAAGACGCGACTGCTTCCTGCAGCGACAGGTTCGGGTGCGCGACCACGTAAACGGCGGCATCGATACGGCCGGCGCAGATCTCTTCGGCCTGGAGCGAGGTCCTAATCTCGGTGGCGGCCCGGAAACTTTCGAGCGTCCAACCCATGTGTTGCATCAGAGCGTCGAAGACGACGCGTCCGCCGGATCCGGGAAGGCCCACATTGACCCTTTTCTCGTCGATCAGGGCCTCCAAGCCGGTGATGTTGGAGTTCTTGGCGGCGACGACGGTGAAGGTCTCCGGCACGACCGAGAACAAGGCACGCAACCCGGTATTGGGCCCTTCGCCGGAAAACTCCGCGGTCCCTTTAAAGGCATGAAACTGCACGTCCGATTGGACGACCGCCAGCTCCAATTCGCCCGCGCGCAGGGCCCTTACATTGTAGACGGATCCTTCGGTGGCCTTGGTTTGGCAGCGCAGCCCGTGCTCTTCCGGGTTCTTCTTGAGGAAGCGACAGATCGAGGCCCCGATTTGATTGTAGATCCCGGCGACGCTGCCGGCGCCGATCCTGAGCTGGGTCTCGGCCGTCGCGCCGAAGCTCGCGATCGAGACGCCGAGGACGATGACGGCCCGAAGCGCTCCTCGTAACCTCACGTGCATGGTGTTGCTCCCTCGTGTCCCTGATTCTGCAAGACCGAGACCATATTAGCCTGTCTTTTCCGGCTTCGCGATTGCGGGCTGTCGTCTTGTCCTGGCGTGCGCGGCCTTGATCGCGGGTGCTCTGCCACCTCAGTCCCGGCGCAGGCGGCAGGCGTAGAAGCCGTCCATGCCGCCCAGCTCCGACAGGTGGCAGGGCAGGCTGCGCAGGTCGCCTTCGGGGGTGACCAGCTCGGAAAGGCCGTGAAGCTCCTCGGCCCGCAGCGGCTGGCGCGCCAGCCCGGGCGTCTCGTCGAGCAGGCGGGCGATGCGCTCCGGGCCCTCCTCGGGCTGCAGGGAGCAGACTGCGTAGACCAGGGTGCCGCCGGGCGCCAGCATGGCCGCGGCACCACGCAGCAGCTCGTCCTGCACCTCGGTCAGCGCCGCCACATCCTGGGGTCGGCGCAAGCGGGCGATGTCGGGATGCCGGCGCAGGGTGCCGGTCGCCGTGCAGGGCGCGTCCAGGAGGACCGCTCCCGCCGGGTGCGGCGGGCGCCAGGTCGCGGCGTCGGCGACCACCGTCGCGGCGTCGAGGCCGAGCCGCTTGAGGTTGCCGCGCAGCCGCTCCAGGCGGCTCTCGCTCAGGTCGAGGGCGATGACCTCGGCCCCGGCGGCGGCCAGCTGCGCGGTCTTGCCGCCGGGTGCGGCGCAAAGGTCGAGCACAGTCTTGCCCGCCAGGGCGCCGAAGAGCCGCACCGGCAGGCCGGCGGCGAAGTCCTGGACCCACCAGGCACCGGCGCCGTAGCCGGGCAGGCGGCCGACCTCGCCGGCCCCGGGCGCCAGCCGCAGGGCGCCCCCGGGCAGCACCTTGGCGTCGAACCGTAGGGCCCACAACTCCGGGTCCTCGCCCTGCCGCAGGGTCAGGTCGAGCGGCGGGTCCAGGAGCTGGACCTCGGCGCTGCGGCGCGCCGCCGCCTCCCCGTAGGCCGCACTCCAACTGCGCCAGAGCCAATCCGGGGTGTTGAGCCGGGCGGCGTCCTGCTCGGCGACCAGGGTCTGGCCGGTCTCGGCCAGGCGGCGCAGGACGGCGTTGATCAGGCCGCGGAAGGGCCGTTCCCCCTGCCCCAGCGCCAGGGCCACCGTCGTGCTGACCGCGGCATGGGCCGGCACCGCCAGGAAGCAGACCTGGGCCACGCCCAGGCGCAGGATCGCGCGGACCCGGGCCTTGGAGGGCTTGAGCGGCCGCTCCATCCGGGCGTCGATCAGCGCGTCGATCTGGCCCTGGCGGCGCAGGCAGGTGCCGACCAGGGCGCGGACGAAGGCCCGGTCCCGGGTTGCCAGAGCGTCCAGGCCACGGTGGGCGGCGACGGCTTCGTCGAGCGGCCGGCCGCGCTGCCACACCGCTTCCAGCAGGTCGAGCGCGACGGCGCGGCTGGAGGGCGGGTGCGGATCTTGTCGGGACGGCATACCCTGTTGTGCCCGGCCGGACCGGGCCCTGGCAAGCCGAGTCGGCGCCGCGAGCGGCCCTCGTCAGCCCCAGGGGCCGCGCCCGCCGGCGGTCTCGCCCGCCAGGGCGCGCAGCCGGGCGACCCGCTCGGCGGTCTTGGGATGGGTGCGGAACAGGCCGTCGACGGCATGGGCGTGCAGCGGGTTGATGATGAACATGTGCGCCGTCGCCGGATTGCCTTCGGCACGCTGGTTGTCGATCCCCTGGGCCAAGCGCTCGATCTTCTCCAGCGCCGAGGCCAGCCAGAGCGGCCGGCCGCAGATCTCCGCGCCGATCCGGTCGGCCTCGTACTCGCGCGAGCGGCTGATCGCCATCTGCACCAGGCTGGCGGCCAAGGGCGCCAGGATCGCCACCAGGATGACGCCGACCAAGCCCAGCGGGTTGTTGCGGTTGCCGCCGAAGAACAGGCCGAAGGTCGCCAGCATCGAGATCGCGCCGGCGATGGTCGCGGTCACTGTCATGGTCAGGGTGTCGCGGTTCTTGATGTGCGCCAGCTCGTGCGCGACCACGCCGGCGACCTCCTCGTCGGTCAGGCGGCTGAGAAGCCCGCGGGTCACCGCGACCGCGGCGTTGTCCGGGTTGCGGCCGGTGGCGAAGGCGTTGGGCTGGTCGCTGTCGATGATGTAGACCGCCGGCATCGGCAGTTCGGCGTTACCGGCCAGGGTCTCGACCATGCGGGTGAGCCCCGGCGCGCTGGATGCGTCGACCGGCCGGGCGCCGTACATGCGCAGCACCAGCTTGTCCGAATTCCAATAGGCAAAGCCGTTGGTCGCCACGGCGAAGAGCAGGGCGAAGATCATGCCGCCGCTGCCGCCCAGCAGGTAGCCGACGCCGAGGAACAGGGCGGTCATTGCCGCCATCAGCATAAAGGTGCGCGTATGGTTCATCATAGGTCTTGGCTCTCAAACCCTCCGTATCCGCCACTTGGGCATTGCCGAAAGCCGCTTCAAGACTTGCTCTCGGCCTTGCGGCGGGCCATATGAGCAAGCATGACCAAGGACTTCAAAGCCCACACCCCGGCCCCGGCCAAGGCGAGCCGCCTGGCCCCCTCACCGCCTTCGGCACCGCCCCGGCGGATCGACAAAGCCGAGCTGGAAGCCGCGGCCAAGGCGAAGACCGAGGACAAGCCGGGCGCGAAACCCAAGGAGATCGGCGGGCCCGAAGGGCCCGAGCCGACCCGCTACGGCGACTGGGAACGCAAGGGCATCTGTGTCGATTTCTGAGCGCCGCACATGACGGGTGACAACGCTCACGGCGGCTTCAGCCTGGCGCGCTGGCGCGATTTGATGTCCGCGCTGGACCTGGGCGAGCAGGACGAGACCTACGCTGCCCTGGCCGAGGCCTACGGCGCCCGCGGGCGTCACTACCATACCCAGGACCACATCGCCGCCTGCCTGGCCCTGCTCGACGACTACGCCGACCTCGCCGCAAAGCCGGCGGAGGCCGAGCTGGCGCTCTGGTTCCACGACGCGGTCTACAGCACCAAGGCCTTCGACAACGAGGCGAAGAGCGCCGACTGGGCGGCCGAGTTCCTGGCCGAGGCCGGCGCCGAAGCGCCGGTTGCGGACCGGGTGGCCACGCATGTCCGGGCGACCAAGCACGACGACACCCCGCCCTCGGGCGACTCGGCGCTGGTGGTCGACATCGACCTCTCGATCCTCGGCCGCGAGCCTGAGATCTTCGACGCCTTCGACCGGGCAATCCGCAAGGAATACTCTTGGGTGCCCGGCTTCCTGTTCCGCCAGAAGCGGCGCCAGCTCCTGCAGCACCTGATGGAGCGCCCGGTCCTCTACGCGACCCCGGCCCTGCGCGAGCGCTTCGAAGCCCCGGCCCGCGCAAACCTCGAACGGGCCCTGGGCCGGCTGGCCTCCTAGGCGTCCCGGCATTTCCCTGAGGATCCAAAGCAAAGCCGCAAGACGGCGCCGCAGACGCGCGGTTAGACTGTGACGGTCCCGTTGCCGTTTCGGAGGCCCGCGATGCTCGAGACGTTCGAACGCTATCCGCTGATGTTCGGCCCGACGCCGATCGAGAAGCTCAGCCGCCTGTCCGAGCACCTCGGCGGCGATGTCGAGATCTACGCCAAGCGCGAGGACTGCAACTCCGGTCTCGCCTTCGGTGGCAACAAGATCCGCAAGCTCGAGTACATCGTCCCCGACGCCATCGCTTCCGGGGCCGATACCCTGGTCACCATCGGCGGCGTGCAGTCGAACCACACGCGCCAGGTCGCGGCGGTCGCGGCCAAGCTCGGGATGAAGTGCCGCCTGGTCCAGGAGAGCTGGGTCCCCTTCCCCGACGCGGTCTACGACCGGGTCGGCAACATCCTGATGAGCCGCGTCATGGGCGCCGAGGTCGAGCTGGTCGACGAGGGCTTCGACATCGGCATCCGCGAAAGCTGGGAGCGGGCCCTGGAGGACGTCAAGGCCAAGGGCGGCAAGCCCTACGCGATTCCCGCCGGCGCCTCGGTGCACAAATACGGCGGCCTCGGCTACGTCGGCTTCGCCGAGGAGGTCCGCGCCCAGGAGGCCGAGGCCGGGATCCGCTTCGACACCATCGTTGTCTGCTCCGTGACCGGCTCGACCCAGGCCGGCATGGTGGTCGGCTTCGCCGCGGACGGCCGCGCCCAAAGGGTGATCGGGATCGATGCCTCGGCGACGCCCGCGCAGACCCGGGCCCAGGTCCTGGAGATCGCCCGCAACACCGCCGTGCTGGTCGGGCTCGGCCGGGAAATCGCCGAGGACGAGGTGGTGCTGGAAGAGGGCTACGCCTACCCGGCCTACGGCCTTCCCTCGCAGGAGACCAACGAGGCGATCCGGCTCTGCGCGCGCCTGGAAGGCATGATGACCGACCCGGTCTACGAGGGGAAATCCATGCAGGGCCTGATCGATCTGGTCCGCAAGGGCCGCTTCCCCGCCGGCTCGAAGATCCTCTATGCCCACCTCGGCGGCGTGCCGGCGATCAACGCCTACAGCTACGTCTACCGGAACGGCTGACGGCCGAAGCCCGCTATTGGCCGGGTCTGGAAGTAGAGGCGGCCTCCGAGACCTCGGCTTCGTCGACCGGCAGGCGCCAGCGCTTGAGCAGTGCCGCGATCAAGAGGTAGGACAGCCAGCTGATGTCCCAGGCGAGGGTGGACACGAAAGCGAAGGGCAAGGTGATCAGCGCGGTGAGCGGCTCGGCCAGGACGCCGACCCGCAGGTTGCGCACCTCCGCTTCGCCGACGACCGGTAGCAGCAGGCGGTGACGCCGGCTCGCGTACCACCAGCCGATGGCACCCAGAGACCCGAGAACGGCGGCCAGGGCGCTCATGATCGCGAGCGAGATCGGGTCTCCGTCGAACACGACCACGAAGTCCTGCCAGATGACCAGCAGCAGGATGACGACGACCTGCAGGATCGTCAGACAGGCGTGGAGGGCGTTCGTCGCCGCCAGCTTGCCGAGCAGGATGTTGCTCTGAACCCAGTAGATCAGCACGATCGCGATGATCAGGGCGCCGATCAAGAAGGTGTCCTGCGCGGCTTCCAGATAGGCCGCCATGCCCCGATCGGCCCAGTCCTGGGGCCGGGGGAGGTCATAGACCACCAGGACGATGACCACGGCATAGACCACGTCGATGAAGTGCCCGAGCCGGTGCAGCTGACGCTTTCCGGCGATCGCATCGGCCTCTGTCTTCACGTCTCCCTCCCGTGGCCGCCAACACCGGAAGGCCGCGCTACGGGCGCTCTCGCGCGTCCTCACCGTTGTCGTTCCCGGTCCGACAAATTTATGGGGAACCGCGAGGCGACCCCGACTCCTCCATCGCCCTCGACGGGCCGCCTCATGTCACGGGCAACAAGTCTATCCGACTCCTGTCGGCGCCGGTTCGCTTTTTTGCCAGCAAAGGGAGGCAAATCTCAGCTCGGCCCGCCTTGCCGCGGGGCCAGGTTGACCAGGGCGACGCCGAGGACGACCAGGGCCATGCCGGCCAGCGCGAGGGGGCCGAAGCGCTCGTCGAAGATCAGCCAGGCCAGGACCGCGGTCGAGGGCGGCACGAGGTAGAAGAGGCTGGCGACCCGCGAGGCGGCGCCCCGGCGGATCAGGATGATCAAGAGGGTCACCGCGCCGAAGGACAGGACGATCACCAGCCAGGCGAGCGCGAAGACGAAGGCCGGAGTCCAGTCGATGGTCCGGGTCTCGAAGCTGAAGGCCAGCAGGCCGGTGGCCAGGGCGGCGGCGGCGAACTGGATGGCGTTGCCGCTCCTGAGCGGCATCTCGCTGCAGAAGCGCTTCTGGTAGAGCGTGCCGGCGGTGATCCCGAAGAGCGCCAGGACCGAGAGCGCCATGCCGAGCGGCGTGCCGAGGCCCAGGGCCAGCTTCTGCCAGACCACCAGGGTCACGCCGAGGAAGCCGAGCCCCAGGCCCAGCCACTGGCGCGGGGTCACCCGCTCGCCGAGGACCGGACCCGCGGCGACCGCGGTCAGCAGCGGCTGCACCCCGACGATCAGGGCCGAGACCCCGGCCTCGACGCCCAGGTCGATGGAGGCGAAGACCCCTCCCAGGTAGACCCCGTGCAGCAGCAGGCCGGCGACCGCGATGTGTCCGGCGGCGCCCCAGGACTCCGGCCAGGGCGCCCGCACGATCAGCACGAAGGCGAGCAGCGCGCCGCTGACCAGCATGAAGCGCACCGCCAGGAAGGTCATGGGCTCGGCCGAGGGCAGGCCGAGCTTGGCGCCGATGAAGCCGGTGCTCCAAAGGAAGACGAAGACCCCGGGCGTGATCGCGAGCCAGATAGAGGCCGCGCCGTCGCCGTTGCGAGAGGGGGCGCTCAAGGCCGGGTCGCGGCCGGCGGGGTCACGGCGCGGCCTTGTCGTCCGCCGCGGCGTCCGGGTTCCCCGGCGGCGCCTCGCGGCCGACGACCTCGAGGAAGAGCTTGTTGCGCAGCGCCTCGTAGAAGTCCTCGCGCCGCTCCACCGGCAGCACGAAGCCGGTCGCGACGTGCTGCAGGTAGTAGTCCGAGATGTCGACCTCGGGGTCGTTGTCGATCGCCAGGCCGTTGATCTCGATGTCCCGCTCGGCGGCCTTGCGCCGGACCTTGGTCAGAAGCCGCCGGTCGACGTTCTCCACGCCGTCGCCGGAGATGTCGATCACCTTGCGGCCCTGCTTGCCGGCGAGCAGCCCGAGGGCCAGCTGGACCGCATAGCCGATGCCGGTCTGGCCGCGCAGGCCGTCCGGCGACTTGCGGCTGTATCGCTGCGCCGCGCCCTGGGCATTGGTCCAGCCGGTGACCAGCTCGGTCCGGCTGTCAAACTCGACGATGGCGACCCGGGTGTCGCTGAGCGCCTGGACCACGGCCTCGTCGGTCAGCAGGCGGATGTAGGCCTCGCGCTGCAGGCGCAGCTCCTCCGGGTCGATAGAGTTGGAGCGGTCGACCAGCAGGACCAGCCAGTCGGCGGCGGCGGCCGGTGCGGGGGCGAGGGCCAGGCAAAGGACGGCGAGGCGCGCGATGCTTCGTCGAAAGGCTCTGCCCCGGCGGGCCATGATCGCGGTTTCCCCCGGC from Kiloniellales bacterium encodes:
- a CDS encoding transcription antitermination factor NusB, with translation MPSRQDPHPPSSRAVALDLLEAVWQRGRPLDEAVAAHRGLDALATRDRAFVRALVGTCLRRQGQIDALIDARMERPLKPSKARVRAILRLGVAQVCFLAVPAHAAVSTTVALALGQGERPFRGLINAVLRRLAETGQTLVAEQDAARLNTPDWLWRSWSAAYGEAAARRSAEVQLLDPPLDLTLRQGEDPELWALRFDAKVLPGGALRLAPGAGEVGRLPGYGAGAWWVQDFAAGLPVRLFGALAGKTVLDLCAAPGGKTAQLAAAGAEVIALDLSESRLERLRGNLKRLGLDAATVVADAATWRPPHPAGAVLLDAPCTATGTLRRHPDIARLRRPQDVAALTEVQDELLRGAAAMLAPGGTLVYAVCSLQPEEGPERIARLLDETPGLARQPLRAEELHGLSELVTPEGDLRSLPCHLSELGGMDGFYACRLRRD
- a CDS encoding 1-aminocyclopropane-1-carboxylate deaminase, which gives rise to MLETFERYPLMFGPTPIEKLSRLSEHLGGDVEIYAKREDCNSGLAFGGNKIRKLEYIVPDAIASGADTLVTIGGVQSNHTRQVAAVAAKLGMKCRLVQESWVPFPDAVYDRVGNILMSRVMGAEVELVDEGFDIGIRESWERALEDVKAKGGKPYAIPAGASVHKYGGLGYVGFAEEVRAQEAEAGIRFDTIVVCSVTGSTQAGMVVGFAADGRAQRVIGIDASATPAQTRAQVLEIARNTAVLVGLGREIAEDEVVLEEGYAYPAYGLPSQETNEAIRLCARLEGMMTDPVYEGKSMQGLIDLVRKGRFPAGSKILYAHLGGVPAINAYSYVYRNG
- a CDS encoding DUF1674 domain-containing protein encodes the protein MTKDFKAHTPAPAKASRLAPSPPSAPPRRIDKAELEAAAKAKTEDKPGAKPKEIGGPEGPEPTRYGDWERKGICVDF
- the htpX gene encoding zinc metalloprotease HtpX, which encodes MNHTRTFMLMAAMTALFLGVGYLLGGSGGMIFALLFAVATNGFAYWNSDKLVLRMYGARPVDASSAPGLTRMVETLAGNAELPMPAVYIIDSDQPNAFATGRNPDNAAVAVTRGLLSRLTDEEVAGVVAHELAHIKNRDTLTMTVTATIAGAISMLATFGLFFGGNRNNPLGLVGVILVAILAPLAASLVQMAISRSREYEADRIGAEICGRPLWLASALEKIERLAQGIDNQRAEGNPATAHMFIINPLHAHAVDGLFRTHPKTAERVARLRALAGETAGGRGPWG
- a CDS encoding DMT family transporter, encoding MSAPSRNGDGAASIWLAITPGVFVFLWSTGFIGAKLGLPSAEPMTFLAVRFMLVSGALLAFVLIVRAPWPESWGAAGHIAVAGLLLHGVYLGGVFASIDLGVEAGVSALIVGVQPLLTAVAAGPVLGERVTPRQWLGLGLGFLGVTLVVWQKLALGLGTPLGMALSVLALFGITAGTLYQKRFCSEMPLRSGNAIQFAAAALATGLLAFSFETRTIDWTPAFVFALAWLVIVLSFGAVTLLIILIRRGAASRVASLFYLVPPSTAVLAWLIFDERFGPLALAGMALVVLGVALVNLAPRQGGPS
- a CDS encoding DUF1194 domain-containing protein, whose amino-acid sequence is MARRGRAFRRSIARLAVLCLALAPAPAAAADWLVLLVDRSNSIDPEELRLQREAYIRLLTDEAVVQALSDTRVAIVEFDSRTELVTGWTNAQGAAQRYSRKSPDGLRGQTGIGYAVQLALGLLAGKQGRKVIDISGDGVENVDRRLLTKVRRKAAERDIEINGLAIDNDPEVDISDYYLQHVATGFVLPVERREDFYEALRNKLFLEVVGREAPPGNPDAAADDKAAP
- a CDS encoding TAXI family TRAP transporter solute-binding subunit, yielding MHVRLRGALRAVIVLGVSIASFGATAETQLRIGAGSVAGIYNQIGASICRFLKKNPEEHGLRCQTKATEGSVYNVRALRAGELELAVVQSDVQFHAFKGTAEFSGEGPNTGLRALFSVVPETFTVVAAKNSNITGLEALIDEKRVNVGLPGSGGRVVFDALMQHMGWTLESFRAATEIRTSLQAEEICAGRIDAAVYVVAHPNLSLQEAVASCEAYLVPVAGPKIDSFVAENPQFVPLSVRGGLYPSNSEAVPSFGVIATVVTTSAISSETVYQVVKSVFENLEKFKTLLPVFADLNKGFMLAPHHAAPWHPGALRYFRETGMM